TATTTGAACTATAATAACTTTATCACTAAAGTACATTCCCATGTTTTCACTTTTTAAAATATTATTAAAAATATTTAAAATTATAGAATCAATATCTTTTAAATCGATTTTTTTAACTTTTAGTATTTTTCCTTCATATTTAAAAATTGAATAACAGAGCTTTTTTAATAACATTTTTTCATAAATACTTTTCATTTCCCCTAGATTAAAAACCTCTTTTATCTTAGGCATAAGCTTTTTTACTTTAGCTAAAACTTCAGGTTCAAATGGTACAGCACTACTTAAATTATTTGCTAAAAAGTAAAAAACTTGTTCCTGATATCTCAAATCAAAATCTTTTAAATGATTATTTAAACTATTTTTAAGGTTAACATACTCATCATAGTTACACTCTAACTTTAAATCTATCTCCTTAAATAATCTAGTACATACATGTAGAGCACATAAAAATGCTATTAAGAAACTACTTAAAGACATCTTATTCTCTTTAAAAACTTTTCCTAATTTAATTGTTAACTCTCTTGTATTATATATTTTTAAAACTTCATCTAAAAGATTGACTCTATTTAAAGAAAAATCTATTTTAAAAAAATACTTAACTAAAATTTTAAAAAAAAGATGTAAATCTTTAGGAGAAAGGTGGCATAACTCTATTACTTTTCCATGAATATATACATATTTAGACCCATTTTTATTTAAGCTGTCTTTTACTTTTGTAAACAATCTAAAAATAGAACTTCTAGATAAATCTAATTTTTCTCGTTCCTCTTCTAAATTTATAAAACCATTGTGTATAAACTTTATATATAAGTAGTCATATATCTCATCAGATGTCATAAGTATTTTTCTATTAAAGAGTATCTCTTGCTGTTTTTTCGATAAAGAGATAATATATTTATTCTCATTCATCTCTATCTTTGGATATTTTTCCTCCTCTAAAAAGCTATTTATCTGTTTTATTGACTTACTTATTGAGCTTTTTTCTAAATTTAGATACATTGAAAGCTCTTCTAATACAAAGGTATCTTGAAGCAAAAGCATTAATATTTTAATATTTGTATCATTCATTTTCTCCCCCCACTGTTAAAAAAAAAATCATATATATTCTATTTAAATAATACTTTTTAGTAAAATTTCAATAAAACATATATGATTAAGAGCTTATTGGTGCCTGAGGGGGGACTCGAACCCCCAAGGTGCAAACACCGGCGGATTTTGAGTCCGCTACGTCTACCAATTCCGTCACTCAGGCCTTTCGTTGTTATTCTATACCAATTAGAGAGCTTTGTCAATAACTTTTATATTTTTTTAAAAGGAATATTCTAATTTTGTACGTAAATAACTTAAAGTTTAAAATCTAAATTTTTTAATAATTTTAAGGAGGTAACTTATATGCTTAAAAGATTTATCTTTTTATCAGTTTTACTCTCTGCTTTAGTTGGATGTGCTAATAATGGTATGTACAATACTCCAAGAGTTAGAGATGGTGCTTTAGGTGGAGCTGCTGTTGGTGCTCTTGCTGGTCAACTTATTGGTAGAAATACTGCTGGTACTTTAATTGGTGCTGGTATTGGTGCTCTTGCTGGAGCTGCTATCGGTCATGAAAGAGATGAACGAGCTTTTAGAAACTATTATAGAAATAGATATTAATTAGGAGGTTTTCAATGAAAAAAATATTATTATTTTTATTCTCTCTTACTCTTTCAGCTAGTCTTTTAGCTAATAGCGATAATTATAACTTTCCTAAATTAAAAGAAAAAATGGAAAAAGATGGTTATAAATTAGAGTATGTGAAAAAAGATGAAGGATTTAACTTTAAAAAAGGAGATTCTCATGTTGAAGTTACAGATTATAAAACATACGCTAAGTTAAATGATGCTATAGCTAACTCTATAAACTTATTAGAAGAAAAAGGATTTAAACTTGTTACACAAGAGTGTGACTTTGGAA
This is a stretch of genomic DNA from Cetobacterium somerae ATCC BAA-474. It encodes these proteins:
- a CDS encoding glycine zipper domain-containing protein; the encoded protein is MLKRFIFLSVLLSALVGCANNGMYNTPRVRDGALGGAAVGALAGQLIGRNTAGTLIGAGIGALAGAAIGHERDERAFRNYYRNRY